In Silene latifolia isolate original U9 population chromosome X, ASM4854445v1, whole genome shotgun sequence, the following proteins share a genomic window:
- the LOC141617518 gene encoding uncharacterized protein LOC141617518 translates to MGPMKSPGPDGIPAVFYQRCWHLVKKDCTKAILSILNSGAVLKEMNRTFIALIPKCDSPEAVKDYWPISLCNVFMRIITKCITNRMQKVMGYLVGDHQNAFLAGRSISDNILLAHKAIHKVNTHNHGKFGKVAFKADMSKAFDRVRWDFLQAVLLTFGFPPRLVRMIMNCVSTVSYEILLNGAPLHPFKPQCGLRQGDPLSPYLFILCMEVLSCNIESAQREGKLQGIRLCRGVTPLTHLFFADNSVFFLHNKGMAVRHLKRLLVNYCEASGQVINEDKSGIIFSPNTTLRKVRFCLKTLNIKHNKGFGKYLGLPTEFQQSKKEIFMGLVESVMKRISSWNGIFLSPAGRLTLISSVLSNLSIFFLSAFKIPVSVTKKINALLSQFWWAGSKTVKNLFSWGARSITHGLKLIKEHIGWKPGIDSNLNVWDKKWVNGRTPEPKDCLLEEGFIFLKDLRVKDICINNGGWNEDLINLLFAEESVKHILAIPLHSSQPRDEIFWPFTSSGIYTVKSGYGILFRDYFNEHGSRKDKARIHANWKLFCRKKLWNLPGPQTWKILLWKIIASSLPIGSEFVKRDMTWASSCALCNNASDSVETLDHLFRDCPLSSRIWAGSGLGITVSHLPNIDVRDWIVNWILYLSKLEDGLNLVLHFLVILVSLWTLWNDIRFRGHTFNPGVFYAKTRQLFKEVLQANDKINNDPLHPPGFETGVPVPSSDDDIDYQLLRAGRPFYCIGSSSSCAMVRIYVDASWKNSCLAGFGWIAFGPDGEISYEGFLRGRAESPLQAEVLGLKEAMSWARQAGVLHIEISSDCLSLLTQWMGKQTKHHHIRNILQDITLLSSAFHCLCFSYVRRDCNFRAHALAQQAMGLH, encoded by the exons ATGGGGCCGATGAAGTCTCCTGGCCCTGATGGTATTCCGGCCGTCTTCTACCAACGTTGCTGGCATCTTGTGAAAAAGGATTGTACAAAGGCTATTCTTTCAATCCTCAACTCTGGTGCTGTTTTGAAGGAAATGAATCGTACCTTCATTGCCTTGATTCCCAAATGTGATAGTCCTGAAGCTGTCAAGGACTACTGGCCAATCAGTCTTTGTAATGTATTTATGAGGATTATTACGAAATGCATTACAAACCGCATGCAGAAAGTCATGGGATATTTAGTAGGGGACCATCAAAATGCTTTTCTGGCTGGAAGAAGTATAAGTGACAATATATTGCTGGCTCATAAAGCGATTCATAAGGTTAACACTCATAATCACGGAAAATTTGGTAAAGTCGCTTTCAAGGCTGATATGAGCAAAGCTTTTGATCGGGTTAGGTGGGATTTCCTTCAGGCTGTTTTGCTTACATTTGGCTTCCCTCCAAGGTTGGTTAGAATGATCATGAATTGTGTCTCGACGGTGAGCTATGAAATTTTATTGAATGGGGCTCCCCTTCATCCTTTCAAGCCGCAATGTGGCCTCCGGCAAGGCGATCCTCTATCGCCATATCTTTTCATCCTTTGTATGGAAGTATTATCCTGCAATATCGAGAGCGCCCAAAGGGAGGGCAAACTCCAGGGTATTCGCCTGTGCCGTGGAGTGACTCCTTTAACGCATCTTTTCTTTGCAGATAACTCGGTTTTCTTCCTTCACAACAAAGGTATGGCGGTACGCCATCTCAAACGCCTCCTTGTAAATTACTGTGAGGCTTCGGGTCAAGTCATTAATGAAGACAAGTCGGGAATCATTTTCAGCCCAAATACCACCCTTCGGAAGGTAAGATTTTGTCTAAAAACGCTCAATATCAAGCACAACAAAGGTTTTGGGAAGTACCTTGGCCTTCCAACTGAATTTCAGCAATCAAAAAAGGAGATCTTCATGGGCCTTGTGGAATCTGTAATGAAACGCATATCTTCGTGGAATGGGATCTTTCTTTCTCCAGCTGGGAGACTTACCTTAATCTCCTCCGTCCTATCCAATCTCTCCATTTTCTTTCTATCGGCATTTAAAATTCCGGTAAGTGTGACCAAGAAGATTAATGCTCTCTtgtcacaattttggtgggcTGGAAGTAAAACAG TAAAAAATCTTTTTTCTTGGGGAGCTCGGAGCATCACCCATGGTTTAAAACTTATTAAGGAACACATTGGCTGGAAACCCGGTATTGACTCTAATCTAAATGTGTGGGATAAGAAGTGGGTAAATGGACGAACACCGGAGCCTAAGGATTGCCTTCTTGAGGAAGGCTTTATTTTCTTAAAAGATCTTCGTGTTAAAGATATCTGCATCAATAATGGAGGGTGGAATGAAGACTTAATCAACTTACTTTTTGCGGAAGAAAGTGTGAAACACATTTTGGCTATCCCCCTTCATTCTTCACAACCACGGGATGAGATTTTTTGGCCCTTCACTAGCAGTGGCATTTACACTGTTAAGAGCGGATATGGTATCCTTTTCCGAGATTATTTCAATGAACATGGATCTAGAAAGGACAAAGCTCGGATCCATGCGAACTGGAAGCTCTTCTGCAGGAAGAAATTATGGAATCTGCCGGGACCTCAGACATGGAAAATCCTTCTCTGGAAAATTATTGCTAGTTCCCTACCGATTGGTAGCGAGTTTGTTAAAAGGGATATGACCTGGGCTTCCTCTTGTGCCCTGTGTAACAATGCAAGTGATTCCGTGGAAACCCTTGATCATCTCTTCCGTGACTGTCCTCTTAGCTCAAGAATCTGGGCCGGATCGGGGTTGGGTATTACTGTCAGTCATCTCCCTAATATTGATGTTCGCGACTGGATTGTTAACTGGATTCTTTACCTGTCCAAGCTTGAGGATGGGCTTAATCTAGTTTTGCACTTTCTTGTGATCTTGGTTAGTCTCTGGACTTTATGGAATGATATCCGGTTTAGGGGCCATACCTTTAACCCGGGTGTCTTTTACGCCAAGACTCGTCAACTTTTTAAAGAAGTTCTTCAAGCCAACGATAAAATTAATAATGATCCTCTGCATCCGCCTGGTTTCGAGACTGGTGTCCCGGTTCCTTCCTCGGACGATGATATCGACTATCAACTGCTCCGTGCAGGACGACCTTTTTATTGTATTGGAAGTTCCTCGTCTTGTGCTATGGTACGTATCTACGTTGACGCCAGCTGGAAGAACTCGTGTCTTGCGGGCTTTGGATGGATTGCATTTGGACCAGATGGTGAAATCAGTTACGAAGGCTTTCTTCGAGGCCGGGCTGAATCTCCTCTTCAAGCTGAAGTTCTAGGATTAAAGGAGGCCATGTCTTGGGCACGTCAGGCAGGAGTTCTGCACATTGAAATTTCCTCGGATTGCCTTTCGCTTTTGACGCAATGGATGGGAAAGCAGACCAAGCATCACCATATCAGGAACATCTTGCAGGATATTACTCTTCTTTCATCTGCTTTTCATTGTTTGTGTTTTAGTTATGTTCGCAGGGATTGTAACTTTAGAGCTCATGCCTTGGCACAACAGGCTATGGGCTTGCACTAG
- the LOC141617522 gene encoding protein FAR-RED IMPAIRED RESPONSE 1-like: MDEDLLKQNGVQPDRPELCREVEKRYTTKKWRGGEIKSKLVVCNQEGFAHKTPSKDRDDGLVGEKSQRIFRLKIGATKTYRICKEQVNGYENIGASLNDFKNFHRDVKCFIHERDGLLFVDHFKEMTETRIGFYFDYDLDDDGSLRRAIWADDTTRDNYKNFGDAVSFDPTYSTNKYYMVFTPFTGVDHHKRSVTFCGALIAREDYVSFNWVFRRFLQAMGGKEPEYIITYQDPGIIKSVPLVFKTVRHRFCMWHIMNKMPSKFGVSRSDYNDFMCKINDIIWDDELQAAEFDGIWEQIIEDHGVGVNDWFADT, from the exons ATGGATGAAG ACTTGCTAAAACAGAATGGAGTTCAACCTGACAGGCCGGAGCTGTGTAGGGAGGTCGAGAAGAG GTACACAACAAAAAAATGGCGTGGCGGTGAGATCAAGTCAAAGCTCGTCGTCTGCAATCAAGAAGGTTTCGCTCATAAGACGCCCAGTAAAGATCGGGATGACGGACTGGTTGGGGAGAAGTCACAAAGGATATTCAGG ctgaagataggagcaacAAAGACATACAGAATCTGCAAAGAACAAGTGAATGGATACGAAAACATTGGAGCAagcttaaatgattttaagaacttccataggGATGTTAAATGTTTCATTCACGAACGGGATGGTCTGTTGTTTGTTGATCATTTCAAGGAAATGACTGAAACAAGAATAGGTTTCTACTTTGACTATGACCTTGACGATGATGGCAGCCTACGTAGGGCCATATGGGCGGACGATACTACCCGAGATAATTACAAAAATTTCGGTGATGCGGTGTCATTCGACCCGACTTACTCCACCAATAAGTATTATATGGTATTCACACCATTCACAGGTGTTGACCACCATAAACGATCTGTGACGTTCTGTGGGGCTCTAATTGCAAGGGAAGATTATGTGTCATTTAATTGGGTTTTCAGGCGGTTTTTACAAGCAATGGGGGGTAAGGAACCCGAGTACATAATTACATATCAGGACCCAGGTATTATCAAATCTGTCCCTCTGGTTTTCAAGACAGTGCGTCATCGGTTctgtatgtggcatataatgaacaaaatgCCCAGTAAGTTTGGCGTCTCTAGGAGTGATTATAATGACTTCATGTGTAAAATTAatgacattatatgggacgatgaGCTTCAGGCAGCAGAATTTGATGGTATTTGGGAGCAAATAATTGAAGATCATGGTGTTGGCGTAAATGATTGGTTTGCAGATACATAA
- the LOC141621427 gene encoding uncharacterized protein LOC141621427, with translation MDMEPPQDQGPCRGPELLVVGLVPGVDVDVIGAPTDQDEAVQGMDMEPPQDQGPCRGPEPLVVGLVSGEAVDVSGAQGVEQPVDQPQFSGTKVPDGEPGVVSSTIREDASQEGLESGGGMFNGQGERPTAQPACPGSFQNDEKPMDVVEGVDKVVVKAPSSEFKLPEFQCTFISTAELAETFKGVPGEDFGMTDVAGPSEPAVPADGREIYVPRSNLDHHPFLFHSTEPLQCMEVVPENLTCTMDCGEPMPEQGFVTVDLQLNKKLFRNVFKERKYVLDYVFNKSEAWLKG, from the coding sequence ATGGATATGGAGCCGCCTCAAGATCAGGGGCCCTGCCGTGGGCCCGAATTACTGGTGGTTGGACTAGTGCCTGGCGTGGATGTGGATGTTATCGGTGCACCGACAGACCAGGACGAGGCTGTGCAGGGCATGGACATGGAGCCGCCTCAAGATCAAGGGCCCTGCCGTGGGCCCGAACCACTGGTGGTTGGACTAGTGTCTGGTGAGGCTGTGGATGTTAGCGGTGCACAGGGAGTGGAACAGCCCGTTGACCAACCACAATTTAGTGGTACGAAAGTACCGGATGGTGAGCCTGGCGTTGTTTCATCCACAATCCGTGAAGATGCATCGCAAGAAGGGTTAGAGAGTGGTGGTGGCATGTTCAACGGGCAAGGTGAACGCCCTACTGCACAACCCGCTTGTCCTGGTTCATTTCAGAATGATGAGAAGCCCATGGATGTTGTAGAGGGAGTAGATAAGGTGGTTGTTAAAGCACCGTCCTCCGAGTTTAAGTTGCCGGAATTTCAGTGTACGTTTATATCTACTGCAGAGCTAGCTGAGACATTTAAGGGGGTTCCAGGGGAGGATTTTGGAATGACTGATGTGGCAGGCCCTTCTGAACCAGCCGTTCCTGCGGATGGTCGGGAAATTTATGTCCCTCGGAGTAACCTGGATCACCAccctttcctatttcattcaaCTGAGCCCTTACAGTGCATGGAAGTGGTCCCTGAGAATTTGACTTGCACCATGGATTGTGGGGAACCCATGCCTGAGCAGGGCTTTGTTACTGTAGACCTGCAGCTGAATAAGAAATTATTTAGGAATGTTTTTAAGGAAAGGAAATACGTCCTAGACTACGTATTTAACAAATCAGAAGCTTGGTTGAAAGGGTGA